The following DNA comes from Oncorhynchus tshawytscha isolate Ot180627B unplaced genomic scaffold, Otsh_v2.0 Un_contig_5015_pilon_pilon, whole genome shotgun sequence.
tgggttgtattggagagagcaGTTTGAAATCATTTtcaacacacagtctgtgccaGTATTTCCTTTTcgtgctagtgagggctgagaaaccactctcacataggtacatggttgcaaagggcataatagcacgatttgccaaggcaggatactctgggcacagcccaatccagaaatctggcagtggcttctgattaaattacattttcacagaacagcCTATTTCAATTTCGATGAGACTCttttcagatatcggtaagtggactggaggcagggcatgaaagggataacgaatcaagttgtttgtgtcatccgtttcaggaaagtacctgcgtaattgtagttatcatatttgcgcctcttcgatggtccaacgtccctgtctgttgtttggtgctttcccgggtaagggggcagtagctcttcggctgcatcggAATCAAATGGGCAACAGCTACATAAGGACAGTTAGTGGAATTCCTGCGAGatagtaacggttaatgtgattggatgttaattatttgactaggctacctgtatcgTGTTatttctggggcggcagggtagcctagtgcgttggactagtaaccggaaggttgcaagttcaaactcctgagctgacaaggtacaaatctgtcgttctgcccctgaacaggcagttaacccactgttcctaggccgtcattgaaaataagaatttgttcttaactgacttgcctagttaaataaaggtaaaaaaaaaaaaaattgcttaaCATTACattgtttaattttatttttggcagtgaaacgaggctacttaggcgagaaaaaaacctcatcaaaatgtatagccccgttggaaaatataaattgactgtttgaaaatgtgaagaaaataaatatatattttttaaatgtgaacCACGTTTTTATTTGGCGTGCCCCCGTTTGGGAATGTCGATCATATGTATCCAACTCATCACACGgtgggccgagtgtctgcgggttttcgctcctctcttgtacttgattgatgaattatgGTCACTGATTTAGTAAaaaactcccctcacctggttgtctaggtctaaATTGAAAAGAAAAACcaaaaaaccagcagacactaggccttccatggaatgagtttgacacccctgacgTAGATGCAAAGTAAACAGTAGTAGTGAGTCCATTTCCGCAACAACCAGGAGAGTTGAAGCGAGGTTAAACTTCACTGCTGTTTTGGTCCGGTAGCTACCATGTTGTAGCAGTGTGAAGCGGAGATACTCTGGGTGACGGTGTGAGAGCAGTCTTCCGTCGTGCTCATTTCAGTTGCCGCGTTAGAGCggatcacttttgtcaagtcATTCTGGGGGAATTGTCCGACTTGCGCCTACATGCCTTGTTGGAAAATCACATTTAGTGTCTGACTTTTGACTGTCGCAGATGCACCTCCCCGGACTTCACTCCTCGACTTTCGTCTACAGTAATATGCTTTAGCCTTAACACTCAGTATGGCTACAGCCACTTAAAGTATAATTCCagtatagttttagtttttcaaacGGGTTTgctaattattttatttcagtttactaaattgtttttttcatGATTCGTTTTAGTTAACTAGTTATATAAtgacaggacacaacaggtgtaaacagttaagtgaaatgcttacttacaagctctttcTCAACAATGCCGTATTCAATATCAAGGTAAAGAAATAGAAAAGTGTCCAATTCAGAATagattctttaaaaaaacaaagagAACAGAAATTATGCTAAGTCAGGTCAGGTAACACAATGAATAAAAACCACAGGAGAATGTACCCTACAGGCCAGTACCAGCACCatatcaatgtgcagggatactgctGATAAATGACTGAGTagaatgttagctaaacagactggcaaccagACTATCTTGAGATGATATACCAGTAAACATGAtcatagttatatatatatatatatggtggaaCTAAAATGGTTTCTTCTTGTTCCCCTCCAGACACAGCTGTACCACCATGGGTTGGCTACAGTGAGGAGGAGACCATGCAGCAACAGATCCTGGCTTTGTCCGCTGTTAGTAGCATTTCTAACATTGTCTGTCCACATTGTGCACTTAAGAGTTTGTGATTTGATTCCATCCAATTGCATCTCATCACTGTCAGAGTGCATTGTGTTGATTGTACCttttcaatttgatttaaattcATCACAACTTTATTGATCTGTTATTCCAGGACAGGAGGAACTTCCTGAGAGACCCACCAGCTGGAGTTCAGTTCCAGTTCGACTCTGAGCAGATGTATCCTATCGCCATGGTGATGCTGCAGGAAGATGAGCTACTGAACAGGATGCGCTTCGACCTGGTCCCCAAACAGTCAGCCATTACAAATCTAATGCATTACAAATCCATTATTGCTCTTCAAACATGCCTCGATTCAACTCAGAATTATTTACAGATAGAGATTGCAGGCATAAAGTTGACCTGTTGGCTAATGTTGGATGATGCCAATCCTGTCCATTGATAAGCCTCTTAGAACCAGCCAGATTGCTGCATTCAATTGAAAAAGAATGGTGAGCTATCGCTCAATCAGACTGGTTCACAAAGCTTTGACCAGCCATTGAAATTGGAAGAACTGTACACGTGTTTCCATCCATATCAAGTTATCGATTAACCCTTCAGTATATGTGTATGTTACTTACATATTCAATGCTCTGTGTGTTTAGAGTGAAGGAGGATGTGTTCTGGAGGAACTACTTCTACCGTGTGTCCCTGATAAAGCAGTCGGCCCAGCTCACGGCCCTGGCAGCACAGCAGCAGGCTGTAGACcacagagaggagcagaagacCATCAGCCCGGAGGATGTCAGCCTCACAGgtactctattctgttctatgGTTGGTCGGAATTCAGTTTGTGTGATCCTGACACGTCCCTAACTAAAAACACTGCATTGGTGTTATGTGCAAAGCAGAGCAATTGGTGAACTACTGTCAAGCAACAGTTTATAACTTCTGTTtcatgttattgttgttgttgtcatgcaGAAAATACCATCAGACCAAAAACACCTCCAGTATCCATTAGTGACATTCCCAAGAGTGGAGAGGTGAGtcaatgttttgtttttctgaAGAAAAGTCAGCCCCTTTGAATAATTCTGTGCACGTCTATATATAGACCACTGAAATACTGTGTAAATATCAAGTCAAATGTATGAAATGGTCTGGATTCTCTTTTTAATGTTGTTAAatagcaggaggaagaggagaatgagATCTCCACCAGCCCTGGGGTCTCCGAGTTTGTGAGCGATGCCTTTGACTCCTGTAAcatcgaccatgaagacctgaggAAAGAgatggaacagctggtgctggaCAAGAAGGAGGACGCTGCAACTCCAGAAGGTCAGTTCTAGAACTATTAGAACCTATCTAGAGTAACAAACAACCAGCAAGAACTCCAGAGGGTCAGTTCTAGAACTATTAGAACCTATCTAGAGTAACAAACAACCAGCAAGAACTCCAGGGGGTCAGTTCTAGAACTATTAGAACATATCTAGAGTAACAAACAACCAGCAAGAACTCCAGAGTTCTATTGGTTGATTTCACTGGAACCTGGAAAGGGCTTGGATTTAATATAATGGCTCAGGTGGTAGAGCTGGATGTTGAATTAGAGGAGAGTGAATGACATGTTTAGTTGTTTTCTCTTCAGTCTGTAGCATTGATCTTACAATGCTGTTatttgttcagaggagacagcggACTGGGAGAAGGAACTCCAGGCAGAGTTACAGGAGTATGAGGTGGTGACGGAGGCAGACAACAAAGATGACAACTGGGATAAAGAGATCGAGAAGATGCTTCAGTCGGACGAGTAGAGGTGACCGACCCGTCTTGCTTCAGTCTAGTATCTCTGATATGAGAGAGAGCACCATGAAGGATCAGAAACCATGACCTTGTCTAGTCtagaccatagaaatagaatggtaTAGAAATGAAGGGAACCGCTGCATACAAACCATTAAGTGTTTGTTTCAGCACACTCTAGAATGGGAACATCTATGGGGTGTATTCTGATCTGGTGGTGGTCAGGAGTTgaaatactgtataatatacaTTTTCTGTCTGTACAGTTTAGTGGCTGGCTGTCATTTTAGCTGTGAACGTTTATGGCCGAGGAGGCAACTGACATATtgcatattgttattttttttctctATTCTGCTCTTTTCTTTTTCTGGAATTCTTTTGCAGTTGGGATGTGTGCGTCTATCCAAATAATACTTGTTTCTGTGCTACTCAAATCCTGCTTTCAGTTTTTCCCAAATAAATATACTTCTTTCCAATTGTCTAAAGGTCTTTCCTTAAATGAAAATGACAGACATATTGTTATATCTGAAGGGCTGTATAGGGAAGGGTTTTGTTTTGGTGTTGTTTATGCAACATGACAATAGGGTCAAGCAGCCCCGCCCCGTCATTATATATTGCGTCACATCACAGCGACACACTCCGATGCCAGAGACAGGGTCGATTTAAACAGTAAAAACATACAGGTACAGTGTGGTACTTTTACGCCCTTTTCTGTTTTTCTCTGACCCTACACACATTATGTCTGTCTTTCTAAATGATTGTAACGTGTTACAGTCAAACTAAAGAGAACGCGAAGTGTTAAAACGTGTTTTATTTACTAAGGAAGTCCATAGCATAGTTTGCCAGTGACAGGTTGTTAGCTTAGCATAAGTTGGCACAGTGTGGACTCACGCACCTGCCAAACCCAAACAGTTTGCGACTTATTGTTTGGTGGTATTTTCTTTCTATACTTACGTTCAATAATCCATACATCAATCAATACTTGATAGAAACACTTTAGTCCACAATTATTGTTGAGTTGAATGTCAACGTTGGATTTGTTACTCCGCTAACAAGCTAACCTACAGCTAGCTCGTGTCAAAGCTAGCTAGCCTAGCATACCAAAGGTTACTGTGACTAACGTTATAGCTAACTAGATTATTTAGATATGTGGCTCGCTAGCTACATCCATTAGCTTTAGCGTAGCCGATACATGGCGCAATGTTTTCCTATCAGTATAGCTATTAGCTGGGTAGGTAAAGTCACTTGAAATTGTTTGGAGGTTATTAGCTAACACGAATTGGCTAGCTAGTGCCTGCTAATAATATATCATAACTAGCCAACGTTGGGTAGCTAGTTTTATTGCTACTACTGTGTGGAAAGTTTACTTGTTTGGGTGTCTAAATTGATTGACGTACGAGTGTAACTGCAACAGCGGTGTTTAGGCTCACTTGTGTTCAGTCGGATAATTATTTTATCTTCGGTGTCCGGGTTATCTAGGCAGTTAACTAAATCAAGGGAATTGAGGGGTTCTTGTGCTGATTTATATGGCGAGTCCTTCTGTTGGTGCTGTTAGGTCTAGCACGTGGTAATCCTCAACTATCTCATTAAATTATTCTATCCCTTCTTGATGAGGGAACTGTGGTCCAGTGTTTCATTAATGAATAACTATAGTTACCATTACTGCCAATGCTACCCTAGTTATTAGAATGATCTGAACTTAGTGACCCTTGGTCAGATCAGAGTTAAAGGTGGGGACTTGTCTTGCCCTGCTAGAGTTGGTGCCTTGCTTGCTAGAGTCCGGACCAGAGATGTAAAACGGAGGACAGCATGTGGTTGCTAACTTGCTGTCTCATTACTGTCAATGTTTACAAGTGTTGAGGCTAATTGAAATAAGTTACACACCACTGACAAGATCAGTGAATGATCAAGGATGAACCGGTTCTGTTAACGAATTGAATCAATGCTTACTCACATGGTCATGTGTACTCAAATAGTCAGGTGTACTCAAATAGTCAGGTGTACTCAAATAGTCAGGTGTACTCAAATAGTCAGGTGTACTCATGGTCAGGTGTACTCAAATAGTCAGGTGTACTCACATGGTCAGGTGTACTCAAATAGTCAGGTGTACTCATGGTCAGGTGTACTCAAATAGTCAGGTGTACTCAAATAGTCAGGTGTACTCAAATAGTCAGGTGTACTCATAGTCAGGTGTACTCAAATAGTCAGGTGTACTCAAATGGTCAGGTGTACTCAAATAGTCAGGTGTACTCAAATAGTCAGGTGTACTCAAATGGTCAGGTGTACTCAAATAGTCAGGTGTACTCAAATGGTCAGGTGTACTCAAATAGTCAGGTGTACTCAAATAGTCAGGTGTACTCAGTCAGGTGTACTCAAATAGTCAGGTGTACTCACAGGTGGTCAGGTGTACTCAAATGGTCAGGTGTACTCACATGGTCAGGTGTACTCAAATAGTCAGGTGTACTCAAATAGTCATGGTCAGGTGTACTCAAATAGTCAGGTGTACTCACATGGTCAGGTGTACTCAAATAGTCAGGTGTACTCAAATAGTCAGGTGTACTCACATAGTCAGGTGTACTCAAATAGTCAGGTGTACTCACATGGTCAGGTGTACTCACATAGTCAGGTGTACTCAAATGGTCAGGTGTACTCAAATGGTCAGGTGTACTCACATGGTCAGGTGTACTCACATGGTCAGGTGTACTCACATGGTCAGGTGGATACGACCACCTATATTTCACTGAGTTAACTTTTCCTCTTTGCCAGTTTGGGACCAATATCATGGAGGCCGCAGGGTTCTGTGGAATGGAGGTGGCGACTCGGGGGCTAGTGGGGGGATCTGGCAGCAGCTCCCCTCCAGAGCTGGACAGCCCAGGTAGCCAGGAGCACCTGGGGATGTTTGAGCTGGTCAGTAGCTGCTGCAGtgaggaggtgagaggggagactCCAGGGAGAGAGGACTGCCCCCTGGACCCCAACAATGCTGAGCTGGACCCAGGCGGTGGTGGTGGCAAGATCAAGGACCAAAAGGGATTGGGTAGGTTAACACGAGACTGTCGTTGCCTGTCTAACGCGTGTGAGGTAATATATGGAAACCACTGCATGCTGTCATGGTGATTTTAGCCAAGTTATTGAGAATGTCCCTTCCTCTTCAACCATGACAAGTGGCTGATCTCTTCACTTGTTGTTCTGTAACAGGAAAAGAGGTTCTCTTACTGATGCAAGCCCTGACCACACTAGCCTCCCCAGAGGAGAAGTGGCTGATCTCTTCACTTGTTGTTCTGTAACAGGAAAAGAGGTTCTCTTACTGATGCAAGCCCTGACCCCACACTAGCCTCACCAGAGGACAAGTGGCTGATCTCTTCACTTGTTGTTTTGTAACAGGAAAAGAGGTTCTCTTCACTGATGCAAGCCCTGACCACACTAGCCTCAACCAGAGGAGAAGTGGCTGATCTCTTCACTTGTTGTTCTGTAACAGGAAAAGAGGTTCTCTTACTGATGCAAGCCCTGACCACACTAGCCTCGCCAGAGGAGAAGTGGCTGATCTCTTCACTTGTTGTTCTGTAACAGGAAAAGAGGTTCTCTTACTGATGCAAGCCCTGACCACACTAGCCTCCCCAGAGGAGAAGTGGCTGATCTCTTCACTTGTTGTTTTGTAACAGGAAAAGAGGTTCTCTTACTGATGCAAGCCCTGACCACACTAGCCTCACCAGAGGACAAGTGGCTGATCTCTTCACTTGTTGTTTTGTAACAGGAAAAGAGGTTCTCTTACTGATGCAAGCCCTGACCACACTAGCCTCACCAGAGGACAAGTGGCTGATCTCTTCACTTGTTGTTTTGTAACAGGAAAAGAGGTTCTCTTACTGATGCAAGCCCTGACCACACTAGCCTCCCCAGAGGAGAAGCTGGCCGCTTTGTGCAAGAAGTATGCTGATTCGGTAAGAGCTGGAAGCCTCCACATGTCTATGCTTCTTTAAGGGATTATTTTCATCTAATAAATTGCAGTGGGTCAATTGCAGTGGGTCAATTGCAGTGGGCCAATTGCAGTGGGCCAATTGCAGTGGGCCAATTGCAGTGGGCCAATTGCAGTGGGCCAATTGCAGTGGGCCAATTGCTAGTTGATCAGCTAAACATGTTCATCTCTATTTGTGTCTTGCGTTTGTATACCCCGGATTGTATTTATTAGTGCACACAATGGCAAAACTATTTTGCAACCGAAAGCAAAACGAGAATTTCTAATTACACCAATTCAGTTAGTTTTCTTCCATTTCATGCCTAATGAACACTAACCAGGTCTCATTTGAATCTCTGTTCAAATGGTGTTTTGAGTATCACTACGCCTTTGTCCTGTGACagctttgattgattgattgattgacagctGGAGGAGAGCCGCAGTATACAGAAGCAGGTGAAGGCGCTGCAGAAGAAGCAGTCCCAGATGGTCAAAGAGAAGATCCACCTGCAGAGTGAACACAGCAAGGCCATCCTGGCACGCAGCAAGCTGGAGAGCCTCTGTAGGGAACTGCAGAGACACAATAAGACCCTGAAGGTAGGTAGTGAGGAGAGTCTGTCACACAGCAAGCTGGAGAGCCTCTGTAGGGAACTGCAGAGACACAATAAGACCCTCAAGGTAGGTAGTGAGGAGATTCTGTCACACAGCAAGTTAGTTAGTGGCTACTGTAAGCCTGTGTACTCAttgaactacatatagaatcataggATCTCTATGCTTGtatcaaatcacattgtattcatcacatgctctgaatacaactggactttacagtgaaattcttgctTACGGACCTTTCCCAATGATGCAGAGTAGCAAAAATAAAACAGTAACTAACACGAGGAATGAAATTGAATCCACAAGAATGGAGCTTACATACAGGGAGTATTCAGGGTTGGGTTCAATTTAGGTTTAAATTCAGTCAATTCCGGAAGTTCAGTCAATTCTCTTCATAGAAAATATTTGTTATGAATGAATTCAATTTCAATAGAATTCATGAATGGAAAACAGAATTGACTGTTACCACTGTTACCATTGTTTTTTGCAAATTGACCGTTTTGCCATATCTCATGTCAGGATGACAACACGCAACGGTCCAGAGAGTATGAGGAGCGTCGGAAGGAGGCCACCCTTCACTTCCAGATGACGCTGAACCAGATCGAGGTACAGATGGAACAGCACAACTCTCACAACTCCAAGCTGCGCCAGGAGAACATGGAGCTGGCCCAGAAACTCAACAAGCTCATCAAACAGTACGAGCtcagggaggaggtaggaggacGAGACGCGTACCTCTTTCTACTCTGTCTTTTCACATGCACAcattctctctattcctcccgttctgtctctctctccccgtcgttctctctctctaccccttctgtCTCTTTAGTCAGGTGCCTATGGCCGACCTACAACATGTAGGAGCAGTCTGATTGGTGCTTTGATGAGACGATTACTGCATGTTTCAACACTTACTGGGATTTAGTTTGGAATTGCCCCGATGAGTCTTTTTTACGAGGTGTATCAACAAGGTGTTCAACATGTTAAATGCATTGAAGAGCCTCTGGAAATCTGACGCATGAAGTTCCATCTAGCTTTATCTCTGGTCTGTCCTGTCCGTTCCCAGCACATTGACAcggtgtcctgtctgtctgtccccagcacattgacacggtgtcctgtctgtctgtccccagcacattgacacggtgtcctgtctgtctgtccccagcacattgacacggtgtcctgtctgtctgtccccaggaCATTGACAcggtgtcctgtctgtctgtccccagcacattgacacggtgtcctgtctgtctgtccccaggaCATTGACAcggtgtcctgtctgtctgtccccagcacattgacacggtgtctgtctgtctgtctgtccccagcacattgacacaaggtgtcctgtctgtctgtctgtccccagcacattgacaaggtgttctgtctgtctgtctgtccccagcacattgacaaggtgtctgtctgtctgtccccagcacattgacaaggtgtctgtctgtccccagcacattgacaactggtgacctgtctgtctgtccccagcacattgacaaggtgtcctgtctgtctgtccccagcacattgacaacctgtgtctgtctgtctgtccccagcacattgacaaggtgtcctgtctgtctgtctgtccccagcacattgacaaggtgtcctgtctgtctgtctgtccccagcacattgacaaggtgtcctgtctgtctgtctgtctgtccccagcacattgacaaggtgtcctgtctgtctgtccccagcacattgacaaggtgtcctgtctgtctgtctgtccccagcacattgacaaggtgtcctgtgtctgtctgtctgtctgtccccagcacattgacaaggtgtgtgtctgtctgtctgtccccagcacattgacaaggtgtctgtctgtctgtccccagcacattgacaaggtgtcctgtctctgtccccagcacattgacaaggtgttctgtctgtctgtctgtcccagcacattgacaaggtgtcctgtctgtctgtctgtccccagcacattgacaaggtgtcctgtctgtctgtctgtccccagcacattgacaaggtgtcctgtctgtctgtctgtctgtctgtccccagcacattgacaaggtgtcctgtctgtctgtctgtctgtccccagcacattgacaaggtgttctgtctgtctgtccccagcacaatgactgtctgtctgtccccagcacattgacaaggtgtcctgtctgtctgtctgtccccagcacattgacaaggtgtcctgtctgtctgtctgtctgtccccagcacattgacaaggtgtcctgtctgtctgtctgtctgtctgtctgtccccagcacattgacaaggtgtcctgtctgtctgtctgtcccccagcacattgacaaggtgtcctgtctgtctgtctgtccccagcacattgacaaggtgttctgtctgtctgtccccagcacattgacaaggtgttctgcctgtctgtccccagcacattgacaaggtgtcctgtctgtctgtccccagcacattgacaaggtgtcctgtctgtctgtccccagcacattgacaaggtgtcctgtctgtctgtctgtccccagcacattgacaaggtgtcctgtctgtctgtctgtccccagcacattgacaaggtgtcctgtctgtctgtctgtccccagcacattgacaaggTGTCCTGTCTGTCCCCAGCACATTGGCAaggtgtcctgtctgtctgtctgtcccagcacattgacaaggtgtcctgtctgtctgtctgtctgtccccagcacattgacaaggtgtcctgtctgtctgtccccagcacattgacaaggTGTTCAAGCACAAGGAGAAGCAGCAGCAGTTGGTGGATGCCAAGCTCCAGAGGACAGCTGAGCTGATGAGAGAGTTGGaggggaaacagcagagagagagagactttgtgagTCCCACTGGGTTGTTATGGTGATGCTCTAGCTAGCTACAAATAACTGGAGGGTTGTGTTCCATGGGGCACACAACTGAAAACATTTCTCAATTGCA
Coding sequences within:
- the syap1 gene encoding synapse-associated protein 1; the encoded protein is MFKGWGTWLGIENNTSTTEESEVADVAVEEKIVQDQNEVNKQHEPPATEELGQEDGDTVQLISQQAKGFGGLIFNFASNATKKISNSVAETAHTIKKSVEEGNIDGIFDKTILGDFKKEQDKFVQEKKAKKSDTAVPPWVGYSEEETMQQQILALSADRRNFLRDPPAGVQFQFDSEQMYPIAMVMLQEDELLNRMRFDLVPKQVKEDVFWRNYFYRVSLIKQSAQLTALAAQQQAVDHREEQKTISPEDVSLTENTIRPKTPPVSISDIPKSGEQEEEENEISTSPGVSEFVSDAFDSCNIDHEDLRKEMEQLVLDKKEDAATPEEETADWEKELQAELQEYEVVTEADNKDDNWDKEIEKMLQSDE
- the txlng gene encoding gamma-taxilin translates to MEAAGFCGMEVATRGLVGGSGSSSPPELDSPGSQEHLGMFELVSSCCSEEVRGETPGREDCPLDPNNAELDPGGGGGKIKDQKGLGKEVLLLMQALTTLASPEEKLAALCKKYADSLEESRSIQKQVKALQKKQSQMVKEKIHLQSEHSKAILARSKLESLCRELQRHNKTLKDDNTQRSREYEERRKEATLHFQMTLNQIEVQMEQHNSHNSKLRQENMELAQKLNKLIKQYELREEHIDKVFKHKEKQQQLVDAKLQRTAELMRELEGKQQRERDFVSPTGLLWLSLYMDKFEEFQTTLAKSNEVFTTFRQEMEKMTKKIKKLEKETTLWRTKWETNNQALLQMAEEKTLRDKHHKGLHGKLECLEKLCRALQKERDDLTTKLGDLQSTTEEGTEPLDPQPSQESTQDEMSPPGSGEETQSLTTPELELESSTTEQLDN